The genomic stretch GTTCTAAACTTAAGATTAATCACATCTTGGGTGGTATAATTGATTACAGTATTTTACCTTGGAAATCTtgtacttaagaacataagaaatttacaaacaaaaggaggccattcggccgaTCAAGCTTGTtttgggagaacttaactaatagctcagagttgttaaaatcttatgtaCCCAGGGTTGTAGCCTGCACTACTTGAACAGAAAGATTATTCCGTACTCAAACTAAAGAACTAACTAGAAGAAGTggtttctcaaattcagttaaaaatgttctcccgctaatttccacctttgGCCATGAAATCAAGTATTTAAAccaatattgaaatagccatttggctgaacagtatccagacctgttaggatcttatatacctggatcatgtctccccttaatctcctttgtgtgaggctgaacagattcagctcagctaacctctcctcataagacattcctctaagaccaggaatcattcttgtagtctgacgttgcaccctttccgcGGCAGCAatatcctttttaaggtatggtgacttCTGATAAAATTGAGAAACCTTGCAATTAcatttggtgattttttttttttctaaatttgTATTTAAAGGTGTTGTCTGTCAGCATATAAAATCTCCAGCATCAGGGGAACAGGAGAAGAAAAGACACCTGAAAAGACAACAAACTTCTCTCCATTCTGCCATAGTTTGTAAAAAGTATGTAAGGCCTCATGCTCAAAGAACTCCCATGTTTTAGTATTGCtatcatgtgtgtgtgcagtatgAGTAGCATGACATGCTTTTtggtatatttatttatttattttctcccAACAGATCCTCTTTTCAGATGAATTCACCTCAGGAGATCTTGCACTGTCTGTCCAAAAAAATATCACCActccatttcactttggttgagaTAAAAAAAGATGGAGTTTTAAAGGCTGCCCAACAGATTTTGAGACAGAATGACTTTGACCCACACCACACCATGACTGTGACTTTTCCTGGAGATAAACTGCACAGCGAGGATGTTGGTTCTGGGAACCAACGCCGGTTTTTGAGGCTTCTGGTGCAGGACTTGCAAAACTTGTCAGTCTTTCAGGGTCCTGAAAACAAGAAAAACTTAGCTTTGGATTCTCAAGGTAAAATACTGCTATACTtttgttttttggggggtggagtGGTAGGGGGTAAAAGTAACTTAATGTCTTCATTAGGCAAgagtaaaatatttatttcatgATTTATCATGATAATGGTTTTTGATGATTCACTGCAGTTCGATTCATAAAATCCTGAGATCCATGCTGTCAATTTATGCCTTTTCCTCATGACTTTGAAAATACTTTTACTGAATTTTACTTAATAAGGGGCAGGTTCAGGCTCATAGGTCACCAACAGACTTTTGGTGTGTTCCGTTTGCCTTCAGATCCGAGTTTCATTTGCCAAGATTACATATGCTAAAAACTCGGAGAAAACCAAGTCGATGCATTCCATTTGCCACAGAAAAAGCAATACCATGGACCTATATCAAAAAGCAAGATTTTTTTGCTGAGTCGgacaacttgttggatttaaggcacCTCAGTTTAAATGACCTTCATTTTCGTTCACTTACAATTAGCTCGAACTACCTTAAATCAGACAAATAATCCGACTAATCAAGCTTggttaattgttagccattgttagcaatatcagttgataacaCATTACGCTCGGTGCTTTACATATAAAACTCCGTAGCAACACGTCCACAGGTAAGTTGGACGGTATAGTGTGTgcgactgatttaatgagccacaaatgaGTAGTAGTGCTTAAACTACAACTttcacttctgttgataaagggtgCAGCCAACTTGGATTCTGAACTCGGGATCCTCTGTGCTGCTCCAAGATATTTCTCAGATCTCCGAGAAACTTGAGTGCGCATGTCGTAACTTCCGGCTTCAAATTTCGGAATCTGAGTTTCGAGGGCAAATGGAACGCACCATTTACTACCTGACTTTACAAATGAGTTTTCTCCAAAGTCTCAAAATGGCTTGTCCATGAGTGACCACAGCAAAATTCAATACTCACTTTTCTGGCATTCATACAGTAAAGGGACCTGGAAAAACAGAgcattatatccaaagtccgttatatccatgtgctgtatgcccagaacacaactacagtatACCATTtcctcatgccacaccccaacaGACAcatttgtggtatagattattatattgtacatgtagtgatctaactttacctgaccagatgcgtgactattattaataatcccgactacgtatctgcgctggatatcaccggcttGAAGGCAGAGCCTGTGTGTCCATTATAGCtagacaaaactacagctaaaagcggccctggggaccaaattgtttgtccgttataatcAAAATTCTGTTttaagcgagtccactataacgggattttactgtatgttttaaaaaaaccAAACCAGGAATTTTTTGAGATGCACATTGACCATTTTGTGTTTCTAGCTTATTTGCTATGTGTGCTAAAGCTTGTTAATAGCTATGACAAGAGATGATCTCTGCTGTAACAAGATACTGGTTTAGTATTTTGAGTTGAAAGCAATTCTTGCATGTATATGGATAAATACTTCTCTAGTGTGCAGAAAATTGTAGAACAAGAATGTTTACATTCAAGCTCAGTCTTGTTGGTTATGATCAGTATTCATCCGAAAAGCTGATTTGATTAACTCAGGTCTAGTCAGTGCTCACCCCCACTTTGGGTGAATGCTTATCTCTAATTTATTTGATGATCACATTTCTGACTGGCAAGGTTTGGATGCCCATTTCAATAGGTTGTGTTAATTTGCTTTGCTTATTCTGCAGCTCTACGAGATGACCTGTATTTTGATGCAGGATGCATTCTGGCTCTAAGTCTTGTCCATGGGGGACCACCGCCAAGGTTCTTCTCTAGAGCTTTGTACAAATGCCTTTTCAATTTTCCCAGCGATAGCCGCCTGACAGTGAGAGACATGGTAGACACCGTTTTAGCAGAAAAAGTGAAGAAGGTATGCAAAAACAAGTCTGCAGTGCATCAGTTCTGATCCTTATCAGTTTGAAATCAGCATAGTTATGGAGGTTTATtgaaatttatttataaatgtccacatttccCCCCAGATAAGAGATGCCCGATCTTTAAAGGAATTAAAAGAGGCAGTCAGTTCCTCAACAGAATATCTGAAAGTAGCTGGATGTTTCAGACAAGTTAATTGCCTTTCTGACAAACAGCAGCTAGTGGATGATATTGTGACCTTTCATTTTATAACAAGAATGCAATTACCACTTCAAAGGTTAGTACAAAAGATATTTTCTGAATGTGTGTTTAATTGTAATGGAGAAATATCAATTTTATTAATTCAGATCATCTTAAATTTTTTATGAgaattttttcatattttttggaGTAAAACTACTGAATGTGTTGAATCTGTACAAATACAATGAAGATTTAAAATTTAATGCCGTTACCATTCATCTGCGATTAATGTATTCATCAAACTTCATTAAGTTTTCTTGGGAAGATGATGTTCTTTTGAATTTGAACTTTGAACTTTGTGTCTGTTTTTCGTAACATATCGTCACACTTTCTACACATTTCCCCTGTTATGCAGTGTTTGATTGTGTTTTGAAAAAATGTAAATCATGTAGGCTACTGTAAACTCCAGAATGAAAGAGAGCCTAAATGGGCCCATCAGTGTGGAAGTTGAGCACTAGGGGAACGAGACAACTAATTGAAAAGATAAAAAGGCCACCTATTATTTGACACCTCTGTCATTGGCCGATTTGCAGCCACATCCACACTAGGTATGCCATACATACTCCAACAGTTTACAGTACATGACAGTGTACATGACATATTTCGTTTTTGTGGTATGAATCTTCACATGTGCATTCTTCTTGgactttttaattaaatttttttgtttcatgtaCTACATGGAATACATCGTCTCAACATAGCATCTCCATCTCTGTTTAATAGAATGAGAAATTTCTATATTTTTCACAGTATTAGAAGTAATACCATTGAAATTTTTAAATACCAAAGCCATGATACTGTCATACTACCCAAGCCTAGAAACTGCTTGGTTCACATAATGCTAAtgtgtttattttgtgttttagaTTTCGTGAGGGTCTGAATACTTTGGGTCTCTTTGAACAAATCCAAATGTTCCCTGGACCGTTCTGTGATCTGTTTTGCTCCTCATCTGAAAAGATGTCAGCTGGCACAATGGATAGCCTGTTCTCTGTCCAGTTCTCTGTTAATgaggagaagaaaaagaaagaacgaACAGTAGTGGGTTTCTGGAGGCAGTACCTACATGAATGTGAAGGTACGATATATGAAACTTTATAGATGCTGTAATTTTCAAGGCCCTATTATACTTATTTTCACTCttcataattttattttgcGGTGTACTAGAATAGATTTATATGCTTCAACGTTACAAATAATTCTTTTTCATACTGTACATCTCAATTCACTATGTCTATAATCACTGAAATATACAGATGGAGCTTTTAGCTTCACCTCCAGTGAGCCCAGTGTGATTGATTATCGTATCCTACACGTTCTGCCCCTGCCTGCAGTCTGCAGACAGATCCTTGCAGGTTGGCGCTCAATATGGCTTGTGCTATGTggtgacctcaccatgtcaCAGAAGTAAAGGCTGGAATTTGAACGAGGCATTTCAGGAAGATTAGAAAAGTGTGTTTTCTGTAGTTCTGATGAGTTACTCCTTTTGGTGTGTGTGCTTTTGGGCCTTAAAACTCTGCAGACCATTTACATGCACATAAAGCTATTTTACACAAAAAAGGACAGGGGAAAACTAAAAGCATAATGGGGCCCTTTTAAATTTCCTCAGTGACTCCTCCCCGTATGAAACGAGTGTGTTTGACTGATGTCAGGGTCTTGTATTTCAATAGCCCATGTTGACTTCTTGTCTTTCAGAGGGCAGATGTGCAACAACATTAGAGGATATCCTCATTTTTGCTACTTCAGCAGATGCAGTCCCTGCAGTAGGATTTAATCCTGCCCCCAGTCTGTCATTTCTACACCCACAAATCTCCgtaggtgtgtttcctgaacgCCATCCTAGCTTCAACCACATTGTGCTTCCTGTGCTCACCTCATATGAGATCTTTAAGAAACACATGGAGTATGCAGTATGTCAGCTTACAATGATGCAGACTCTATAATATTTTTGTTGCTAAACAGTATAAAGGGTCATCATATGTTAGAAttcacaattttttttaattatctgcAATCTTAAGGATATGGCATAGTCATTTTCATACCGACCATGCAATTAGCCCTTTTTTTCCAGCATTAATTTCTATAAACACTGAACTCACTGAGctttaacaataaaaaaaaatcacctgatTTTTATTCTTGTGGTTGTATGGTATATTTCTACATGTGTTCATTTACATTGTAGTGTTACATATATAGAATCACATGTTGAGTAGAATTAAATTTCTATTAATTACCAGTTAGATATCTATTTGTAGCTTTGTAGATTATTGAAATGGTATCAAAAAATGTCTAGTCTTTCTCGATTATTTTTACAAtggtaatgtttttttttgttcttttttattgACCAATTCATTTTTCTGAAGGTTGCAAGTGTATATTTCTGAAATGCAATATAAATAACTTTTAAAGATAATCTCTGTTACTGCtagtttttgtttttatcttATCACACTATAGTTTGTTAGAATAGCTGTAATGGACAGAGTTTCATTcagttagtcagtctgctgatGGCACTTTACAGATGACCTGCATCCAAACTGAGGATATGTACTAGGGCTGTTTTATTTATGCTAGATGAGGTATGGTTTTTCACATATATTATGCATGCAGTAATGcggttagttttattttattttttttgctttgttttacTGATAATGCTGCACATCcctgttttgtgtttttatgcTAATTGAATATGAAGGTTTTGAGAGGACTGATCTTAATTTTAGTGATCTAGCTTCTCAATACTATGTTCTAAGACGTTCATGTGAAGTAGCAGCTCTGTTGTTAGTGTCTGAAGAAACCACCATCTAGTATAGTGTGGAAGTGTAATTCTTTAGGGATTGCAGTAATTGCCCATTCCTGCTACTTCACTATTAATTGCTTTAATATTGCTATTAAAAGATCTGAATATTAATTCATCTGGTGTAAATCTGTTTGTAATTGAAAGTTAACTCTCCAACCTATAGACCATTATGCTCCTTTTCAGGAGGATGTTCTGCATGCCTGGTTTAGAAGCTACAGTGAGCTTTCCTCTATTCTGATATTAGAGTGGGGTGGGAATGGCATAAGAGTGCTAGCTGCTGAAACTGTAAAAACACAGTATAacagttatttttaaataattattaaaaacaaaacgtTAAAAGCAACTGCATTGTTGGTgcctaaatattttttttttcctgctggaTTACTGCTCTATTGAATTTACGTCTAACGTAGTAATACAATTTTTGGTAGACTCCTTTGTAACCATTGTTTACTCATCCTAGCTGCACGTGTAGTATTTAAACTTTAAAATATTCTCAttgagggtggcatggtggtgcagtggttagcactgtttcatcacacctctgggactcaggttcgagtctccgcctgggttacgtgtgcggagtttgcatgttctccccatgtcgtcgtggggtttcctccgggtactccgatttccccccacagtccaaaaacatgctggctaattggacttgctaaattgcccgtaggtgtgaatggtgtgtgagtgtgccctgcgattggctggcctcccatcctgggttgttccctgcctcatgcccattgcttccgggataggctccggaccccacgcaacccagtaggataagcggtttggaaaatggatggatggatggatggaatattctcattatatattttaatcTGATTTGTTGGATTGTAATGGGGTAACTTTTGATATGATAATTGTGTGTTTGGATATGGATAATGGATAAATATCATATAAGCTTAGTTTTGAGATAAAAATTAACTAAGATCTTTCCTGAATTTTAAAACCGAAGTGAATATTCCTTCTTTGTAAGAGGCCTGATGAGATTATTTTGTGAATAATTTAGTCCAGTCCTTTGAGACCTCCAGTCATTTCACCTTTTTGCTGTTTCCATCACTCCCAACATATTCGTACCAGGTATTTCGAAATCTTGATCGGCTGGAAAATGGCCAcaagaaaaaatgtggactgtcttgggGTCCCAGAGAATGGTGCTGGGTAACACTGATTTAATTAGTACACATCTACCCATCCAGGCATCTTCAAAGCATTTCATCTGGTGTGGGCCATAGTGGCTTTGATCTCATGTTATTTGTTACTTGTGAGCGAGAACTGAAACTACTTAAACACAGTCACTACAGCTAGACCCCTGTTCCCACACCGCTACCTGAAAGGAACATTGCACTCTTTTTCCCCAGAGTTCCATAGTTTTGGGTTTGGAGGAGCTGGTTTTCATCTTGTAACTTGCCATCAAACTGCTCAAGAGTCAATGTTGTCGAAGGTCCACACCTATTCCAACTAACCATAACTTTCTTCCAGTCATGGAAAACACATGGAAacagaaaatgtaaaatgtccTGGAAAATCTTGTACTGTCctagaaaaataataatccaGCAAACAAATAATATTGCCATATGAAgttttgaatatgtgaattgctTTCGGCTGGAATGTGGCTGCAACCGCAAAGTGATCACATCATGAAATAGTATTATGGTAGAAAGCAAGTTCTATGTATCAGAGCCCCTGTGGAATTTTCGGGATATAACCTAACATTATAACTAAAGAGGCTGAAACGCAAAATATTGTAAGTTATCTTTCAAATACAAATATTAACCACTGCTGGCTGGTATCAGGTAGTGTTTATTGGTTTTACAGATAGATGTTAACCATTTTCATGTATATTTAAGACAAAAAAACAGGATAGAAAGTAACAAGAGAAAACAGGTGTTATCCAAAACATTGCTTTCACTTGGATGTATTAAAGTTAAATGCTCTACATTTCTGTCTGCTTTATTCTTAATATCTGAGATGATTTCCTAGAGAAGTTATTTCAACCATAGTATGCACAGCTTTTAAATAAGACTTCCACAGTGAGAAATATTGGTGTATGGCGCAACCCCAACCTGTCATACCAGCTAGCGTAAATCATGAATTAATATTTCCTGGAATATGATCAGTAGAAAAGAGTGGGAACCCTCACCAATTGTGATGACACAGATCAATGGAGTTGAATCACCATCTCAATCGATTCACCACAATGCATTTTCTCACCCTTCGAAAATAGCTGTGTGACGCTGCCGCCCCTACAATtggcataaataaaaattccatCGTATTTGGTTAGTGCTACATTTAAGCCGCAAAAATTaagatttgtgctgcttttgttttAAAGATAATAGCTAATTTTCCCAGACAATTACGTAACCCAGCCCCCCTACAAAGGTGTTCGGCCACGAAACTGGGCTTGTTCGTTAGTGATGCCTTtgtgctacaaaaaaaaaaaaaattactttgaGATATTAAAGGTTTTTTGTAAAGGTCAAAAGTTCAACCAGCCCCCCTACAAAGGCGTTCGGATGTGAAACCAGGCTCATTCGTTAGTGCTGCATTTGTGCTGCAGAAATCACTGTCCTATCCGTTATATTTTTTGAGATATTACTGAATATTTACACAGGTCACCAAAAGTTTACCCAGCGCCACTAAAACAAGCGTTCGGATCTAACATTGGGGTGGTTCGTTAGTGCTGCGTTTATGCCTGTTTGTGCTGCAAAAATAAGATGTGCTGCTTCATTTTAAAAGATATTCCAATATTAATATCCAGCTTCATGAAGCGTCAAATTTTCCGTGAGTTTTTGCACTTGTTTTAAATTTAATAATCCACAATTTACAATATGACTTTGTAGAAATATTACTGTTGTTTTTCAGTGTTTCTGTAAATGTCTGTGCATGTAAAATAAGCAATACCATCTGACATAAAACATGTTCAGTATATGTAGGGCAGTAGCTCTAATGTACCGCTAAATGGCATCATGGTATGACTTATTTTGGCCACTATCCATCTATAGGTTAGCTCCGGGACTCCGTAGTCCTTATGCAGGTTTCGACTGGATGGCATTATATTCTTTAGTTTGTTCTCACTACCCAGAAAGGTAAGCAGTGTTAATGGCCGCTTTcctttaatattaaaatatcaGAGCTACGACTGCCCACCCAtctaatttattaatatattctgTTAAATGTGAGGTTCAGATGCAGACCGTGTGGTTTGCAGTATTAAGTTTGATGTTTTGGTAGTGTATTATTATCTGTAACTTTGGTTTGTTAATTGGTAGTCTGAAGGCTATGTGCCGCTAACAAATTACAAATGAGCTGGCTGAACTTTTGACCTTTACAAAAAATCTTTAATATCTCAAAAGCTATAAAAGATAGGACAGTGATTTTTGTGGCACAAACGCAGCACTGACGAATGAACCTGGTTTCACGACCTGTGTGAAGTTGGCCACCCATATGTTTCAGATTTTAACTAAATTGGTCTCAATCGTATGTGCCGCGTTTGTGCTGGATTGTGCCATTAAAATTTCTGTttgctgttttagtttctgagatataaatgtttgtttacatggtgaTGTAATCAGCATGAAGTTGGCCCCCCATTTGCATCTGATTTCCACCAGATCGATCGCAATTGTGTGTGCTCCGTTTGTGCTGcattagtttctgagatattttTCTGAGTTAACACATTAATAACAGAACAGACAATTTTTAAACGGCACAAACTACTGAGACTGGTTCTGAGGCAAATGGGTGGCTAAAGTTAACAGCGGAGTCACATGACCATATAAATAAGCAATATCTCTGCACTGAAGCAGCACAAAGGACAGTTTTAACGGCAGAAATACCGCACAAACAATTAGTTTGGTCGAAACCAGATGCAAACGGGGTTTGGGGGCAACCTTACAAACattaatatctcagaaactaaagcagcacaaataacaGTTTTAATGGCACAGACCAGCACAAATGCAGTAAACACAATTGCGATCGGTTTGGTGGAAACCAGACACATATGGGGGGCTAACTTCACGCtggtgtcatgtgaccatgtaaacaaacattaatatctcagaaactaaagtAGCACAAAGGATTGTTTTCACTATACAAACCAGCACAAATGCCACACACAATTGTAGTTGGTCTGGTGGGAATCAGACGCAAATGGGGGGCCAACTTCACGCTGATGACAtcaccatgtaaacaaacatttatatctCATAAACTTaaacagcacaaacaaaattttTAATGGCACAGTCCGGCAGAAATGCGGCACATACAATTGAGATCAGTCTATTTGAAGTCTGAAACTTATGGGTGGCCAACTTCACGCAGGTGGTTTCATGTCTGAACGCCTTTGAAGTGGGGCTGGTTGAACATTTGACAATTACAAAAAACGTTTAAAATCTCAAAAAGTAAAAGAGAGAAAACACTTTTTGCAGCACAACCCCAGCACCAACAAACGAGCCTGGTTTCACGCCCGAACGCCTTTGTAGGGGTGCTGGGTTACGTAATTGTCTGGAAAAAATAATGGCTATTATCTTTAAAACGAAAGCAGCACAAATCTTAATTTTTGTGGTACAAATGTACCACTAACGCAGCATTAACCAAATATAATGGAATTTTTATTTGTGCCGATTGTAGGGGGGCCAGCTTCACACAGCTCTAGAAAATACATTTATTGTGGGGTTAGTATTCCAAACAGTGATTACAGAATATCCTTTGCTATACGTAAGGTTGTCCAGAGGATGCTGATGTTTTGGAATTAATGTTGTACCCCTAGTTAAAATTATTATGGTATAGCATGACAAAGAATCTAAAATGGTTATATCATTTGTGCTGTTATTTATCATGGTTTAAATGATGATGTGACAACACATTAATGATTGGTGCAAGTGATGTTAATAGTGTATTGTAAACTCCACAACAAAAAGAACATGTTTAGCCACATGGACACATTTTGAATTCAATAAAATCTATTGAGAACAACACACCAATCTTTAGAGCATTTGGAGATGCTCATAATAACCAAAACAGGCAACCCATCAAACTTTATACACCTTTCATCACATTACACCACAATGCAGAATGTGAGTTGTTTTTAGGCATATAACCAAGTAACAGGCTCCTTAGTTTCAATTAACAAATAGTTGATAGAGATAAATCTGGCCCGCTGACTGAGTAAAGATTTTAAAAGTTGTGGGCCATATAGAAACAAGGGGCTTGTAGTGGAATGATAATTTGAGTCACCTGTGCTAAGAGAATGCAGTTACAGTTATACACACCATGTCAATGGTTGCTGTGCAAGTAAAAAACATACACAATGTATTTCATGTgaataaattacacaaaaaaatcatgtttttatgttatttattgtGTGGCAGAGATGGTGTTTGGGGGGCAATTAAAGGGGCACTTTTATGCTCCTTTTCACTATTGGGTAATTTTAGTTTTGGGTTCTACTTAAATAGACTTgcatgcttcagtgttccaaaaaACAGATGTTTCTCTTAATGTACATCTCTATTCACCTTCTGTTTGAAATGCTCAGGGTGTTTCTCAGTATAAATATTGACCTAATATttcccatccattcattttccaaaccgcttatcttactgggtcgcggggggtccagagcctatcccggaagcaatgggcataaggcaaggaacaacccaggatgcggggccagcccatcgcagggcacactcacacaccagtcactcacacatgcactcctacgagcaatttagtaactccaattagcctcagcatgtttttggactgtggggggaaaccggagtacccggagaaaaccccacaacgacatggggagaacatgcaaactccacacacatgtgacccaggcggagactcaaacctgggtcccagaggtgtgaggcaacagtgctaaccactgcacctccaTGCCGTCCCCTAATATTTCCCAAATAAAGCAAAAATCATGAAAGCCAGGGTATTTAAAGTTAGATGACTGTTAATGACTATCCATTACAAGTAAACTGAAAATAACTGACTAAACTGTGAATTGAACTCGGGTATTGCACAGTTTGAGTTAAGTTGCCTGAAGTAATAAATGCAACAATTTTAATGAATAAATGCAAGCCAGTTTTATGAATGACTCAATTTCAGTTTATTTCTTAGAGCCATGTTTCTTGTATACTTAAAATATTTAAGATTTGAACTTGGTACAGGAAATACAGATCTATGTTTTTCTCATAATGTATTCCAGCAAGTGCGTAGCAACAATCATATACTTATGACATAACACTTGTCTTTCAACACATTCACAGGGATGTCCTGACACCATTATTCTCAGTTAGGTTAACGGAATGGAAaatttaatattaagcagtgtaTAACACTATGTGCAATATTATATTTTAAACCCGTGGCATGGTTATTAGGCAGACAgacattttgcataattcagtaatGCTTAGGTTCttggaaagagagaaaaaaaaacaaaagaacacaTTGGAAATGCATGTGAAATGGGATTATGCAATCAAGGAACAAAGCTAGAGCCTCTGCATTACAGGATTTTAAGTCTTCTATTATCTGTGCTTCACAAATGCTCCTTTTTAAAGAGCTGTTCATGCCTAATGGATTATATGATTTCCTATTGAGCACATTGAATAGGAAATTGAGAACAAATCGAAATTCAGCTAATTATGTTGGTCAAGGTTTGTCCCAGATATAAttatacacagactctgcagttGCTCCCCATCTAACAAGCAACCTATATAGCAAGCCACAGACTAAACATACAAACACTAGTTTCCATGGTATACAGATTTGATGAGAATGTAACAGTATTCATAGTTCATTCAAAATAAAAGGAAT from Brienomyrus brachyistius isolate T26 chromosome 14, BBRACH_0.4, whole genome shotgun sequence encodes the following:
- the g2e3 gene encoding G2/M phase-specific E3 ubiquitin-protein ligase isoform X1, encoding MLKTMHSEVVESKSKERCELCKLADDCPNKYGEKITLKNHNLTVHYFCLLMASGVYQRGEEDEGIYGFLVEDIKQEIRRSSRLTCNACKKKGASVGCNIKSCRKMVHLPCGIQQEFIFQFTGQFPSFCKDHRPVQIQPLSSYTSNSLCCSVCLESVEPVLSYTVLKCPCCHSGWFHRDCLQHQANSAAMFFFRCTICNNKDKFQQEMLRMGIHIPERDASWELEENAYGELLQVYQHCDALKCRCDNGRGYSANDGKWVIIRCKFCGSRGTHRLCSSLKPFRRDWVCSDCRPVVNENGVVCQHIKSPASGEQEKKRHLKRQQTSLHSAIVCKKSSFQMNSPQEILHCLSKKISPLHFTLVEIKKDGVLKAAQQILRQNDFDPHHTMTVTFPGDKLHSEDVGSGNQRRFLRLLVQDLQNLSVFQGPENKKNLALDSQALRDDLYFDAGCILALSLVHGGPPPRFFSRALYKCLFNFPSDSRLTVRDMVDTVLAEKVKKIRDARSLKELKEAVSSSTEYLKVAGCFRQVNCLSDKQQLVDDIVTFHFITRMQLPLQRFREGLNTLGLFEQIQMFPGPFCDLFCSSSEKMSAGTMDSLFSVQFSVNEEKKKKERTVVGFWRQYLHECEEGRCATTLEDILIFATSADAVPAVGFNPAPSLSFLHPQISVGVFPERHPSFNHIVLPVLTSYEIFKKHMEYAVCQLTMMQTL
- the g2e3 gene encoding G2/M phase-specific E3 ubiquitin-protein ligase isoform X2 encodes the protein MRVEHVEMWLFRMRIAIFRSFCKDHRPVQIQPLSSYTSNSLCCSVCLESVEPVLSYTVLKCPCCHSGWFHRDCLQHQANSAAMFFFRCTICNNKDKFQQEMLRMGIHIPERDASWELEENAYGELLQVYQHCDALKCRCDNGRGYSANDGKWVIIRCKFCGSRGTHRLCSSLKPFRRDWVCSDCRPVVNENGVVCQHIKSPASGEQEKKRHLKRQQTSLHSAIVCKKSSFQMNSPQEILHCLSKKISPLHFTLVEIKKDGVLKAAQQILRQNDFDPHHTMTVTFPGDKLHSEDVGSGNQRRFLRLLVQDLQNLSVFQGPENKKNLALDSQALRDDLYFDAGCILALSLVHGGPPPRFFSRALYKCLFNFPSDSRLTVRDMVDTVLAEKVKKIRDARSLKELKEAVSSSTEYLKVAGCFRQVNCLSDKQQLVDDIVTFHFITRMQLPLQRFREGLNTLGLFEQIQMFPGPFCDLFCSSSEKMSAGTMDSLFSVQFSVNEEKKKKERTVVGFWRQYLHECEEGRCATTLEDILIFATSADAVPAVGFNPAPSLSFLHPQISVGVFPERHPSFNHIVLPVLTSYEIFKKHMEYAVCQLTMMQTL